The following proteins are encoded in a genomic region of Glycine max cultivar Williams 82 chromosome 18, Glycine_max_v4.0, whole genome shotgun sequence:
- the LOC102663826 gene encoding uncharacterized protein yields MGSNRQKGNLALKVLRENPRQALARNENQETGLHVLARKRVTTTGGGFSEKLSTKDGPALNASFSNDFDLAFIPGLCALLVSDHMHRLVRQINLKEEDCTLVLNLFNYNVWEKKKSFCPGLGAVMTWTLGLGLSCLLGLVIGIAVRPYIIPNTERYQSLPLHRDMEALPNQSGEASYRCCSSAPKAQLLAAVAPLFTQS; encoded by the exons ATGGGATCAAATAGACAGAAAGGAA ATTTAGCTTTGAAGGTGTTACGAGAGAATCCAAGGCAAGCTTTGGCAAGGAATGAGAACCAGGAGACGGGATTGCATGTTTTGGCCCGAAAGC GTGTGACCACAACTGGGGGAGGGTTCTCAGAAAAGTTGAGCACAAAGGATGGGCCTGCACTTAATGCAtcattttcaaatgattttgacCTGGCCTTCATTCCTGGGCTGTGTGCCTTGCTGGTGTCAGATCACATGCACAGATTGGTCcgccagattaatttgaaggagGAGGATTGCACCCTTGTTCTAAATCTG TTCAACTATAATgtgtgggaaaaaaaaaaatccttttgtcCAGGGCTAGGTGCAGTCATGACTTGGACTCTAGGATTAGGTCTTTCATGCTTACTGGGGTTAGTAATTGGGATTGCAGTGCGCCCTTACATCATCCCTAAT ACAGAAAGGTACCAATCCTTGCCGTTACATCGAGACATGGAAGCGTTGCCTAACCAGTCTGGGGAAGCTAGCTACCGATGCTGTTCTTCAGCACCAAAAGCGCAATTGCTAGCTGCAGTTGCTCCTCTGTTTACACAATCCTGA
- the LOC100781836 gene encoding uncharacterized protein isoform X1 → MGKHLLLLVLTLHLLLLFATLHVSAAPSTTSPAKIVNGFLSNAVPAFTKWVWSLKATTKTAVSSRSMMKFESGYNVETVFDGSKLGIEPYAVEVLPNGELLILDSANSNIYRISSSLSLYSRPKLVAGSAEGYSGHVDGKLREARMNHPKGITVDDRGNIYVADTTNMAIRKISDSGVTTIAGGKWNRGGGHVDGPSEEAKFSDDLDVVYVGSSCSLLVIDRGNRAIREIQLHFDDCAYQYGSGFPLGIAMLVGAGFFGYMLALLQRRLGTIVASQEAQVPVMVTSSVPPSPYQKPLKSVRPPLIPSEYEPDKQEEGFFGSLGKLLANTGASMVEIIGGLFPSFRRKSLRYQFQRQPLIQQPQKQVNAWPVQESFVIPDEDQPPSIDTRAPTPRKTYPFMSKDAEKMQQLRQSRAFYSGWDGDLQQQQQQQQKHHRHQYRSSIPHTYYEQSHETTNEIVFGAVEEQDRKQESVVIKPVDYGESMYEHNIRSRMSSMGYGYRY, encoded by the exons ATGGGTAAGCATCTTCTCTTGCTGGTTCTCACTCTCCACCTTCTCCTTCTATTCGCCACTCTCCATGTCTCAGCTGCCCCTTCCACTACTTCCCCTGCAA AGATTGTAAATGGGTTTCTCTCCAATGCTGTGCCTGCTTTCACCAAGTGGGTGTGGTCGCTCAAGGCCACCACCAAGACTG cggTTTCGAGCAGGTCGATGATGAAGTTCGAGAGTGGGTACAATGTGGAGACTGTGTTTGATGGAAGCAAGCTTGGGATCGAGCCTTATGCTGTGGAGGTGTTGCCCAATGGGGAGCTTCTCATTCTTGATTCGGCTAATAGTAACATTTATAGGATTTCATCCTCTCTTTCTTTGT ACAGCAGACCCAAGCTGGTGGCAGGGTCGGCTGAAGGTTATTCTGGACATGTTGATGGGAAGCTTAGGGAGGCTAGGATGAACCATCCAAAGGGGATAACTGTTGATGACCGAGGAAATATTTATGTTGCAGATACTACAAATATGGCAATTAGGAAAATTAGTGATTCAG GGGTCACCACAATTGCTGGAGGAAAATGGAACCGTGGAGGGGGGCATGTTGATGGACCAAGTGAAGAAGCTAAATTTTCTGATGACCTTGATGTGGTTTATGTTGGTAGTAGCTGTTCACTACTCGTCATAGACAGAGGAAACCGAGCCATTAGGGAGATCCAACTCCATTTTGATGATTGTGCCTATCAGTATGGCAGTGGATTCCCACTTG GGATTGCAATGCTTGTTGGGGCTGGATTCTTTGGTTACATGCTAGCATTACTGCAGCGTAGGCTTGGTACAATTGTGGCATCCCAGGAA GCTCAGGTTCCAGTAATGGTAACATCTTCAGTTCCTCCAAGTCCATATCAAAAGCCCTTGAAATCTGTCAGGCCTCCTTTAATTCCATCAGAATATGAACCTGACAAGCAGGAAGAAGGTTTCTTCGGATCCCTTGGGAAGCTTCTCGCCAACACGGGTGCATCAATGGTGGAGATAATAGGAGGATTATTTCCTTCTTTCAGAAGAAAATCCCTGAGATACCAATTTCAAAGACAACCACTTATCCAGCAACCTCAGAAGCAAGTTAATGCTTGGCCGGTGCAGGAAAGTTTTGTGATCCCCGACGAAGACCAGCCCCCTTCGATCGACACAAGGGCCCCAACCCCTCGAAAAACCTATCCTTTCATGTCCAAGGATGCTGAGAAAATGCAACAACTGCGACAAAGCCGAGCATTCTACAGCGGATGGGATGGAGATCtccagcagcagcagcaacaacaacagaaacACCATCGCCATCAGTACCGCTCATCAATCCCTCACACTTACTACGAGCAGAGCCATGAGACAACCAATGAGATAGTGTTTGGGGCAGTGGAGGAGCAGGATAGGAAGCAGGAGTCTGTGGTTATCAAGCCTGTGGATTATGGGGAGTCAATGTATGAACACAATATTAGGTCTAGAATGAGTTCCATGGGCTATGGTTACAGGTATTGA
- the LOC100781836 gene encoding uncharacterized protein isoform X2 produces the protein MMKFESGYNVETVFDGSKLGIEPYAVEVLPNGELLILDSANSNIYRISSSLSLYSRPKLVAGSAEGYSGHVDGKLREARMNHPKGITVDDRGNIYVADTTNMAIRKISDSGVTTIAGGKWNRGGGHVDGPSEEAKFSDDLDVVYVGSSCSLLVIDRGNRAIREIQLHFDDCAYQYGSGFPLGIAMLVGAGFFGYMLALLQRRLGTIVASQEAQVPVMVTSSVPPSPYQKPLKSVRPPLIPSEYEPDKQEEGFFGSLGKLLANTGASMVEIIGGLFPSFRRKSLRYQFQRQPLIQQPQKQVNAWPVQESFVIPDEDQPPSIDTRAPTPRKTYPFMSKDAEKMQQLRQSRAFYSGWDGDLQQQQQQQQKHHRHQYRSSIPHTYYEQSHETTNEIVFGAVEEQDRKQESVVIKPVDYGESMYEHNIRSRMSSMGYGYRY, from the exons ATGATGAAGTTCGAGAGTGGGTACAATGTGGAGACTGTGTTTGATGGAAGCAAGCTTGGGATCGAGCCTTATGCTGTGGAGGTGTTGCCCAATGGGGAGCTTCTCATTCTTGATTCGGCTAATAGTAACATTTATAGGATTTCATCCTCTCTTTCTTTGT ACAGCAGACCCAAGCTGGTGGCAGGGTCGGCTGAAGGTTATTCTGGACATGTTGATGGGAAGCTTAGGGAGGCTAGGATGAACCATCCAAAGGGGATAACTGTTGATGACCGAGGAAATATTTATGTTGCAGATACTACAAATATGGCAATTAGGAAAATTAGTGATTCAG GGGTCACCACAATTGCTGGAGGAAAATGGAACCGTGGAGGGGGGCATGTTGATGGACCAAGTGAAGAAGCTAAATTTTCTGATGACCTTGATGTGGTTTATGTTGGTAGTAGCTGTTCACTACTCGTCATAGACAGAGGAAACCGAGCCATTAGGGAGATCCAACTCCATTTTGATGATTGTGCCTATCAGTATGGCAGTGGATTCCCACTTG GGATTGCAATGCTTGTTGGGGCTGGATTCTTTGGTTACATGCTAGCATTACTGCAGCGTAGGCTTGGTACAATTGTGGCATCCCAGGAA GCTCAGGTTCCAGTAATGGTAACATCTTCAGTTCCTCCAAGTCCATATCAAAAGCCCTTGAAATCTGTCAGGCCTCCTTTAATTCCATCAGAATATGAACCTGACAAGCAGGAAGAAGGTTTCTTCGGATCCCTTGGGAAGCTTCTCGCCAACACGGGTGCATCAATGGTGGAGATAATAGGAGGATTATTTCCTTCTTTCAGAAGAAAATCCCTGAGATACCAATTTCAAAGACAACCACTTATCCAGCAACCTCAGAAGCAAGTTAATGCTTGGCCGGTGCAGGAAAGTTTTGTGATCCCCGACGAAGACCAGCCCCCTTCGATCGACACAAGGGCCCCAACCCCTCGAAAAACCTATCCTTTCATGTCCAAGGATGCTGAGAAAATGCAACAACTGCGACAAAGCCGAGCATTCTACAGCGGATGGGATGGAGATCtccagcagcagcagcaacaacaacagaaacACCATCGCCATCAGTACCGCTCATCAATCCCTCACACTTACTACGAGCAGAGCCATGAGACAACCAATGAGATAGTGTTTGGGGCAGTGGAGGAGCAGGATAGGAAGCAGGAGTCTGTGGTTATCAAGCCTGTGGATTATGGGGAGTCAATGTATGAACACAATATTAGGTCTAGAATGAGTTCCATGGGCTATGGTTACAGGTATTGA